The following proteins are co-located in the Vitis riparia cultivar Riparia Gloire de Montpellier isolate 1030 unplaced genomic scaffold, EGFV_Vit.rip_1.0 scaffold818_pilon_pilon, whole genome shotgun sequence genome:
- the LOC117910685 gene encoding disease resistance protein RPV1-like isoform X1 produces the protein MLRLLYLGHCQELRQIPALPSSLRVLDVHGCTRLETSSGLLWSSLFNCFKSVIQDFECEIYPRVNLIISVSCGIPKWISHHKKGAKVVAKLPQNWYKNNDLLGFVLYCVHDPLDNESEETLENDATYFQYGLTLRGHEIQFVDELRFYPSCHCYGVVPKMWMTYYPKVEIVKNYPSNKGRQLTASFCGYLKGKALKVEECGIHLIYAHDHEQNHGKAMIPTICWQCQQDVQSRRKLCLKGNVINELPTIGCPLELDSLCLRECKNLERLPSSICELKSLTTLFCSGCSRLRSFPEILEDVENLRELHLDGTAIEGLPASIQYLRGLQYLNLADCSNLVSLPESICNLSSLKILNVSFCTKLEKFPENLRSLQCLEGLHASGLNLSMDCFSIILAGIIQLSKLRVLELSHCQRLLQVPELPPSLRVLDVHSCTCLETLSSPSSLLGVSLFKCFKSTIEEFECGFYWNKAIRVVISGNNGIPKWISQQKKGSQITIELPMDWYRKDDFLGFALYSVFIPIACDGLNCELNICGDQSECCHVDDVRFYCCPICRESSQMCVTYYPKAAIDNQYWSNEWRRLKASFHSLNAPVEVKECGFYLIYTRDVINRNIPEDTSTDAQRSCDNTEATKRDHQTMIRVQ, from the exons ATGCTGAGACTCCTTTACTTGGGTCACTGTCAAGAGCTTCGACAAATTCCAGCGCTTCCATCCAGTTTGCGTGTCTTAGATGTACATGGGTGCACACGGCTGGAAACTTCTTCAGGTCTACTCTGGTCTTCTCTATTCAACTGCTTCAAATCAGTGATTCAG GATTTTGAATGCGAGATTTATCCTAGAGTAAATCTTATTATTTCAGTAAGTTGTGGAATTCCAAAATGGATAAGCCATCACAAAAAGGGCGCTAAAGTAGTAGCAAAGCTTCCTCAAAATTGGTATAAAAATAACGACTTGTTGGGTTTTGTTTTGTACTGTGTCCATGATCCACTTGATAATGAATCTGAGGAGACACTGGAGAATGATGCAACTTACTTCCAGTATGGTTTGACTTTGCGTGGTCATGAAATTCAGTTTGTGGATGAACTCCGGTTTTATCCCTCGTGTCACTGCTATGGTGTTGTACCAAAAATGTGGATGACTTATTAtcccaaggtggagattgtgaAGAACTACCCCTCAAATAAAGGGAGGCAGTTGACAGCTTCATTTTGTGGCTACTTGAAAGGTAAAGCATTGAAAGTGGAAGAGTGTGGGATCCATCTTATATATGCCCATGATCATGAACAGAACCATGGTAAAGCAATGATACCCACTATTTGCTGGCAATGTCAACAGGACGTGCAATCCCGACGAAAGCTTTGTTTAAAGGGAAATGTTATCAATGAACTACCCACTATTGGGTGTCCCTTAGAACTTGATAGCTTATGTTTGCGGGAATGCAAAAACCTTGAGCGTCTGCCCAGTAGCATATGTGAGTTGAAATCCCTTACAACTCTCTTCTGCTCAGGCTGTTCACGATTAAGGAGCTTTCCGGAAATCCTTGAGGATGTCGAAAATTTAAGAGAGCTTCATTTAGATGGAACTGCTATAGAAGGACTACCAGCATCAATTCAATATTTAAGAGGGCTTCAATATTTGAATCTTGCAGATTGCAGCAACCTTGTGAGTCTTCCAGAAAGCATTTGTAATTTGAGTTCTCTCAAAATTCTAAATGTCAGTTTCTGTACAAAACTTGAGAAATTTCCCGAGAACCTGAGGAGTTTGCAATGTTTAGAGGGTTTGCACGCTTCAGGTCTAAATCTAAGTATGGACTGTTTTAGTATCATACTTGCAGGCATCATTCAACTTTCTAAACTGAGAGTCCTTGAATTGAGTCACTGCCAGCGGCTTCTACAAGTTCCAGAGCTTCCACCAAGTTTACGAGTTCTAGATGTCCACAGTTGCACATGCTTGGAAACTTTATCAAGTCCATCGAGTCTACTTGGTGTTTCTCTGTTCAAATGCTTTAAATCAACAATTGAG GAATTTGAATGCGGCTTCTATTGGAACAAGGCAATCAGAGTTGTAATTTCGGGAAATAATGGAATTCCAAAGTGGATAAGCCAGCAAAAAAAAGGATCTCAAATAACAATAGAGCTTCCTATGGATTGGTACAGGAAAGATGACTTCTTAGGATTTGCTTTATACTCTGTTTTTATTCCTATTGCTTGTGATGGGTTGAATTGCGAACTCAATATATGTGGTGATCAATCTGAATGCTGTCACGTGGATGATGTCCGGTTTTATTGCTGCCCAATTTGCCGTGAATCGAGTCAAATGTGTGTGACTTATTATCCCAAGGCTGCTATTGACAACCAGTATTGGTCAAACGAATGGAGACGTTTGAAGGCTTCATTTCATAGCTTGAATGCACCAGTCGAAGTGAAAGAGTGTGGGTTCTATCTTATATATACACGTGATGTTATCAATAGAAACATCCCAGAAGATACCAGTACTGATGCTCAGAGAAGCTGTGACAACACAGAAGCCACCAAGCGCGACCATCAGACAATGATAAGAGTACAATGA
- the LOC117910685 gene encoding disease resistance protein RPV1-like isoform X3, translated as MASPSIQRPSSSSTSHSQWSYDVFLSFRGEDTRKSFTDHLYSALIRNNIITFRDDEELPRGEEIAPELLKAIEESRIAIIVFSKTYAHSKWCLDELVKIMECKEEREQIVIPIFYNVDPSEVRKQTGICGEAFTRHEENADEERKEKIRKWRTAMEQAGNLAGHVAENRYESTLIDEIIENVHGNLPKILGVNENGFSFGKTNIIVKD; from the exons ATGGCTTCCCCCAGCATCCAgagaccctcttcttcttccacttCTCACTCTCAGTGGAGCTACGATGTGTTTTTGAGTTTTAGAGGTGAAGATACTCGCAAAAGCTTTACTGATCACCTCTACTCGGCTTTGATTCGTAACAATATTATAACCTTCAGAGATGATGAAGAGCTTCCAAGGGGAGAAGAGATTGCACCAGAGCTCTTAAAAGCTATTGAAGAATCAAGGATTGCCATTATTGTTTTCTCAAAAACCTATGCTCATTCCAAATGGTGTCTGGACGAGCTTGTCAAGATCAtggaatgcaaagaggaaaggGAACAAATAGTTATCCCAATTTTCTATAATGTGGATCCGTCTGAAGTTCGGAAGCAAACTGGGATTTGTGGAGAAGCATTTACCCGTCATGAGGAAAATGCAGACgaggagagaaaggaaaagataagGAAATGGAGGACTGCCATGGAGCAAGCAGGCAATCTAGCCGGACATGTTGCGGAGAACAG GTATGAGTCAACGCTTATTGATGAAATTATTGAGAACGTTCATGGAAACTTACCTAAGATTTTAGGTGTTAACGAGAATGGATTCTCGTTTGGAAAAACTAATATCATTGTTAAAGATTGA
- the LOC117910685 gene encoding TMV resistance protein N-like isoform X2, whose translation MASPSIQRPSSSSTSHSQWSYDVFLSFRGEDTRKSFTDHLYSALIRNNIITFRDDEELPRGEEIAPELLKAIEESRIAIIVFSKTYAHSKWCLDELVKIMECKEEREQIVIPIFYNVDPSEVRKQTGICGEAFTRHEENADEERKEKIRKWRTAMEQAGNLAGHVAENRCFITISEDNTIDMHDLLMGKGIVDQECPNEPGERSRLWRHTDIYRVLKRNTGTEKIEGIFLDVDKSEQIQYTCKAFERMNRLRLLAVSHNRIQLPEDFVFSSNDLTCLS comes from the exons ATGGCTTCCCCCAGCATCCAgagaccctcttcttcttccacttCTCACTCTCAGTGGAGCTACGATGTGTTTTTGAGTTTTAGAGGTGAAGATACTCGCAAAAGCTTTACTGATCACCTCTACTCGGCTTTGATTCGTAACAATATTATAACCTTCAGAGATGATGAAGAGCTTCCAAGGGGAGAAGAGATTGCACCAGAGCTCTTAAAAGCTATTGAAGAATCAAGGATTGCCATTATTGTTTTCTCAAAAACCTATGCTCATTCCAAATGGTGTCTGGACGAGCTTGTCAAGATCAtggaatgcaaagaggaaaggGAACAAATAGTTATCCCAATTTTCTATAATGTGGATCCGTCTGAAGTTCGGAAGCAAACTGGGATTTGTGGAGAAGCATTTACCCGTCATGAGGAAAATGCAGACgaggagagaaaggaaaagataagGAAATGGAGGACTGCCATGGAGCAAGCAGGCAATCTAGCCGGACATGTTGCGGAGAACAG GTGTTTCATAACCATCTCAGAGGACAACACAATAGATATGCATGATTTGTTAATGGGCAAGGGCATTGTTGATCAAGAATGTCCTAATGAGCCAGGAGAGAGGAGCAGATTATGGAGACATACTGATATTTATCgagtattaaaaagaaatacg GGGACTGAAAAAATTGAAGGGATATTCCTTGATGTGGACAAATCAGAACAGATACAATATACATGCAAAGCTTTCGAAAGGATGAATAGACTTAGATTGCTTGCCGTCTCCCACAATCGCATACAACTTCCTGAAGATTTTGTATTTTCATCTAATGACTTGACATGTCTCAGTTGA